From Chrysemys picta bellii isolate R12L10 chromosome 1, ASM1138683v2, whole genome shotgun sequence:
ATTCAGTCACTTGTCAGTAAACAAAAGTCTAGTAGCTCCTCTGTCCCTAGGTTAATAGCTGACTGgttctcctcaggttctgttcTGTCAGTCTGTAGCCTCCATCCGGAGTATCTGCAGCACTGAATTCCTGCATTCACAACTGAACCAGGGAGTAGCATCTTTGAAAATGGCTCTGGGAAACCAGAGATCACAAGGTCTCAGCCCTCATTCAGTCACTTGTCAGTAAACAAAAGTCTAGTAGCTCCTCTGTCCCTAGGTTAATAGCTGACTGgttctcctcaggttctgttcTGTCAGTCTGTAGCCTCTATCCAGAGTATCTGCAGCTTTGAATTCCTGTATTCACAACTGAGCCAGGGAGTAACATCTTTGAAAATGGCTCTGGGAAaccagagagggggcagggatgcTGGTTGCCCTGTAACTCTGATGGGTCTCTACAGGGCATTCTAGATCCCTCAGCCAGTCAGAAAACAGACATACGCCCTATCAGACCTGTTACCATAGAGTTACATAGCTCTGAATTCCTGCCTTCACAATCGAGCCAGAGAATAAAACCttgaaaatgcatttgctgaTTAAATTTCCAGGAGCAAATAAACCTGAGGTGATTTGGGAACTAGTCAGTGATATTCTGTGGGGTCTCTTCTCCCTCAGCCCCTGGAGGGATCGGGCCCAGAGCACACGGCACCTCGAAAAGTAGGACCGATTGAGAAACCCTGACGCGGGACATCGGGATTTTCATACTCTGAGCTCGCTTTGAATGTCAGATTTCTCTGTAGCTTGAACAGCCCACCATGGAGCATGGGCAGATATCGGGGAGGGGTTCCCAAGCTACCTAGTgctgccctcccacccacccaacaACCCAGCTGAGTCCTCTGCCACTGCACAGAACATCTGAAAAGGGACGCAGCttgcagcctttccccttcacGTCAGGTTTTAAAGATAGTGAAATctgccaacgtacccaattcctgctagacaGGAGCTGCTGACACCAGAGGTCTTCACCCTAAAGGACAAGGAGTCATCGGAGAGGTAGcagggcagcaggcagtatctgttcagataGAGAGGCAAGTGTCTTTATGAAGCATGTTCACAAAGTCCCTTGGGGGATACTTGGCCATCAGGGAATGTCTTGCCAATACTTGGCTTTGTGTGCACCAGCTTTAACCCCTGTCGTGAccaatggcaaactgcaggaAGCCAAATCACAGGGGACATGGGGTGATGCTACACAACTGGACTGCagcgccagccctgctgcagactCTATTCCTGGAATCTGGGCTTCTTGTaaccagtggtggatttagagttagtgcgACCCCATGCGTAGCTTTATTTTTCGGTTCCCCttttgggacccagccaaggaaaAGAATATTCTCTCTTATCCCCCCTcccatttttcattctgtttttcttcatcctcctcctatattataagtagtaggaagtaaatgaaaataaagtgagggaTCTTTATCGGCGCTGGGGGTTACAGATTGTGAGGCGCTCGGACTCTATAATGATTGGGGTCAGAGCTAAGTGCCGTAGAGAGATCTCAGCTCTGTGTGCCTCATAAgggtgtgtagcagggtggacacctgctcctgcctggaagggctgggCTGATTGAggaaagtggctgcagctggggccacgccccaaacagactcagcaggccctataaaggcagggagccaggagctcaggccaaAGTcactctctgccttcagagagagaagggcctggctgcagggagctagacacagggtacctgtagtggagcagggctggggaaaggctggggagctccagcctgaaaaggcccaggctgcggcctagcggaGGGCCAAGGGgaactgggggttgcagaggacaGCCgatgggtaggccaaggcagcaggtccaaactccccttgccagtgatgagtggcctatactgcagtctgcccagggagcgggggctagttggtgactggcagtggcctagtgctgaggcaaggtggggatagtgggtgggggttccccagggaggggagacccagatctgtggggtactgccagggggcagcatcccagtaataggggcaccggatcctgggagggacacaggtgcCAGTAGAGGAAAAGGCAGAttaccggcctgcagagggtgctccagaggctggtgagctaattccctggatgaccagtaggaggcgccacaggggtgagtctgtaCCCTTTACAGGGTGATTTGGGGCACTGGGTGGAGAACCTGAACTCTTCCCAACACCCTTTGGGGATGAGGCCTGTCATTAGCACAGCCCCCTTTGATGAGGGAGTTCTgggcccctccttcccctcagtAGTAAGAGGGGGAATCAGGACATGGTTTCAGAGTGACGGATCTGGAGAGAGTTGCCTGGCCGAACAGAGACCTGCTGTGATGTCCCTCAGACTGATCCTGACCCCCTACCCACTCCATGAGCAATGAGAGCTGCTGTAGCGCTGGATAGACCTCCCAGCCTGCATCCACATTTCTATCATCACCAAGTTTGGGGGTAGCTGGATGTGGGGGAGGCAGCTGTTTGTGTCCaacagagagcagcagcaggcacTTGGAGCTGGGACTGGGTCATGACCATTTCCATGAGGAAGAAAAGGAgttcttgtggcatcttagagactaacaaataatttgttagtctctaaggtgccacaagtactcctgttcttctttttgcggatacagactaacacggctgctactctgaaacatttccaTGAGGGATGTGCATGGCCTTGCTTACCTGGCGTGAGCGTGTCTCATGCCTGAACAAGAAGAAAGACCCTCGGAGCTGTGCCTCAGGTATCCAGTGACTCTGCGAACCCGGCACTGTCATGTCTGGCTGGCTGTGGTGTAACCTTGTTCCTTACAACAGGAGGCTCTGTAGCACAGTAAAGAAGGAAACAATGTCTTTGCCGCTGATGGACTGTGTGACCAGAAAAgtctactcactctcagctcctctgttTGTGGGTGCTCCGCATGCAATATGCCCAGCAGCGCCACCGCTGGAGATTTTCTTGGGAGTCTTGCGTTATTTCCTGTCATTTTTAAAGCCCCAACTTCTGGAATCAAGAGAGTCCCCAGAAACCTCAGCTTTCAGTTTGCTTCAAAAAAGTTTATTTGAATGAGTGCGTTGCAGAAAAGCTAGGAAATCTGAAGCAGGTGCACCTGAAAGGCAAATGAAAACCAACTCCACATTAGtatattttaaatctcattatttgtaaacaaatctcattatttttggtggctgtggcaattttttttaaagtacatcagaagcaggaagcctgccacaCAATGAGTAGGGCCACTGGATgactgaggtgctaaaggagcactcaagggagATGAGGCTGCTGTGGAGAGGCTAAgtaaattctttgcattggtcttcactgcataGGACGTGAGGGAGAATCCCACACCAGAGcctttctttttagatgacaaattgGAGGAACTGTCTCAGACTGAAGTGTCTGTatgggaggttttggaacaaactcaTCAAgtcaacagtaataagtcaccaggaccagatgggattcacccaggaGTTTTGAGGGAACTCAAAAACCAAATTTCAGAACTACTACATGTGGTATGTGACCTttggcttaaatcagcctctgtgtcAGATGACTAGCTGtgatgctgatttaaaaaaaaaaaagactccagaggtgatcctgggaaTACAGGCAaggaagcctaacttcagtaccaggcaaattggttgaaactatactaAAGAACAGAATCATCAGACACAAAGATGAACACACTTTGTTGGGGAAGACTTAATAcaacttttcaaaagaaaatcatacctcaccaatctattagaattcttcgaATGTGTCAAGAAAAATGTGGTCACGGGTGATCCAGggcatatagtgtacttggactttcaggcAGTCTCTGACAAagtccatcaccaaaggctcttaagagaAGAAGGCAGTCGTGGGGGAAGAAGGAAGTTCATCTCATTGCTGAGATGATTTGGTTGGgcttggtcctggtttgagcagagGTTTGGACTGGATGACcccttgaggtctcttccaacctaatcttctatgattttatgatcagtaactagttaaaagatgggagacaaaggataggaataaatagtcagccctcagaagggagagaggtaaatagtggtatcctcCTGGAtaaataagacagagaatatcatattgcatctacataaatccatgttaggaccacattttgaatactttgtgcagttctggttgccccatctcaaaaattatatattagaattggaaaagaacagagaagggcgacaaaaaggtttaggggtatggaacagcttccgtatgaggagagattaaaaagactgggacttctcagcttggaaaagagatgactaaggcgggttttgatagagatctataaaatcatgagtggtgtggggaaagtgaatcaggaagtgttatctaccacttcacataacacaacagCCAGGGTCACCCTTGAAGTTAATgtgcagcaggtttaaatcaaacaaaaggaagtatttcctcaCACAGAAATATAACTGATCCAAAAAACAACTaggcaagttcatggaggataggtccatcagtaaCTAGTAGCCAAGCTGGTCAGAGATTCAGCCCCATGCTCCgagtgtctctaaacctctgactcccAGAAGCTGGAAGCAGATGAcggaggatggatcactcgataattgccctgttttgtgcATTCCCCCGAAGCgtctgcactggccactgtcagaagacaggacactggacttgatggaccattggtctgaatcaatatggccgttcttatgttcttaaattgttTCTCTGATGGATGGACTGCTGCAGACCAGCCTTTTTCAGGGACTCCTTCTGTTACCCTAGCAGacgtcataagaacataagaacggctataatgggtcagatcaaaggtccatctatcccactatcctgtcttctgacaatggtcaatcaatgccaggtgccccagagggaatgaacggaacagggaatcatcaagtgatccatctcctgtcactcaATTCCCCCAGGttctggcaaaaagaggctagggacaccatccctgccaatacTGGTTAATatccattagctatcctccactcTTTTGGtacagaagcaacagagggtcctgaggcACCTTGGTACAGAAGCtaagtgataggttacaaaccacagctgatagttctgcaattttacatttgagtGTGTGGTAGGGTGCCCATTGGTCCTGTTTTGGCTGGTACAGTCCCTTATTTAAGTCCTGTCCCAGCTGACCTGACATTTTTTGGAAAGGAGGCTTTTGTCCCatacagggccagtgcaaccatttaggccGCTGGCATTTAGGCGCAGGGAGCAAGGGCAGTGGAGCGTGGGGAGGGCAGCATGCAGCAAGGGGGGGCGGCAttcaggggaactccccgccccagctcacctctgccccgcctcctccccgagcacgccgtggctGCCTAATCtgattggcaccacaagcctggcaggcgggagaagtgaagcagccacagcgtgcttggggaggaggcggggcagggaggagctggggccggggcggtGCCTCAGGGTagcgggtggggagctgccatggggggggggcgcctcagagcggagggagggagctgctgcGCAGGGGGGGCGCCTCCGGGCGGGGGTtcggggacggggaggggggcacaaggtgcaagtttcgcctagggcgtgaaacatccttccaccggccctggtCCCATAGGCTCTTACTGACTTTAGAAATTGGAGGTTTTCATCTACCTCTTCCTCGTAACATATGTGAACGTAATACGGACTGAGTCTATGGCCGCATTCTGCGTATGGAAAGGTCAAAACCTCCCGACTATGGCTGAGGTATTGTGCCCATCAGCTACTCAATCAACCTTCCTATCTCTGTGCAACCCCCTCTACCCTATACAACACCCCTTCAGCAGATCCTGCGGGCAGTGGCTACTGTGGCAGGCCCTGGTAGCACATCTCGGATGAACCTGtgctagcagggagctggagagagtCCTAGAACAGATCTGGAGTCGCAGAGATTGTTGTTGTGTGAGCCCAGCTACCAGTGGATCACTGAGATATGTCCCTAACTTTGTGGATCCCTGGATTCTGGGTCCCTCTTTTCATTCttcagggagaagggaagggaacccccccaccccagaacaatCCGAGGGAAATGTCCATGTAGGGAGCCttgtggaatctcccttcccTGGTCTGCACCCTAGGTAGGTAATGCAGCAAAGGGGACTGCTGGGGAGAAATCAGGTCCtatattattattctattttattttatttcagcaagatCACAGCTGTGACAGCATCATCGTTACCACTTGGCCTCCCCCAAGGTAGCCACGTGACTAATCGGAACCATATGGACAGTGATGACCAGGAGTGGAATTACCATGAAACAAGCCGTGTGGTGGCAGGGAGCCCCCAACGACAGGGGAGCCCGAAAAATGCAGGAGAAATGTCATCTGACAATCTGCCCCCGAGTCCCCGCCGGCGGCGTAGCAGGtctcaggcaggcagcctgcttgGATGCTGTAGCTGGTGGCCCCATGCCAGGCCCAGAAGCGGCTGACTTCTGGCACGTCCCTGCGCACCCTTTGTGCGGGACAGGAGGCAGatccgtgtgctgcccctgccccggaaacctgctgccccctccccaccaggggcACACAGAGATGTTCCAGCAGCAGCGCGGCAGGCCGGGGCTCAGGCGGCTCCCtgccctctctgcctccctccctccaccccgctcccagaagcagccggcatgtccctccgGCCCATGGAGGGGTGTCACCGTATGCTCCCCCACGCAGAGCGCCAactccacagctcctattggccaggaacagcagccccctgccctcctacACCCACCTAGAAGcctctgccagaggggtgtgaatGCCAGCAGCTTTGGGAGCTGCGCCACTCTAGGGAAGTGCCACTCCCTGacccccttctgcacctcaaGGCCCTGTctcatcccagagccagcaccccacacccaaacttcctcccagatccCGACCCCATGCACTTCCTCCCACACCATAACCCCCtggccagcccagagcccgctccccacacccaaacttcctcccagagcccgaccccctgcccttgctcccacaccccaaccccccggcccagcccagagcccgcatcgcaaacccaaacttcctcccagagcctgacgccccgcatcccctcccacaccccaactccctggccctgcccagagcccgcatcccaaacccaaacttcctcccagatctcgagccccgcactccctcccaccatggagaagtatcccttcctattgatgtactccaaTGCAAGGGGGTCTGAcgctaaaattggaatgtgtgtgccatcaagTGCaccgccacagttagggaaacccatctctgcaaagccatccactattttaTGCCCATTTCCCAGCGTCACGGTCTTCTGTAGCAAGatgcgatttattgccctgcacacttggagtaatacagccccaacagtggacttcccccctccaaattgatttgcaactgactggtagcagtctggattgACCAGTTTCCATACAACGATTGCAACACGCTTCTCTACtgaaagggcagctctcattctggtgtccatgTGCCGCAGGTCGggggccagctcagcacatagctccaggaaggttgctttacgcatcctaaagttctgtacccactggtcttcatcccacacctgcatgacaatgtgatccctcCAATCAGagcttgtttccctagcccaaaagtGTTGGTCTACGTATGCAGCTGCTTTGAGAATGCCAAAAGCACTGATAAGTTGCTGCCGTCCATATCAGGCAGAGTGTTGGGCGCCTGCAAGTCGTCCTCTGTCAGTAACTTAACGAGTAACTGTGCTGCCATGCGCAATCTCCTCACGACAGTTAACAGCacatagggaagagaaagagagaaatacaCGATCCATCCTAGCTCACAGCAGATGCTGGTGCGCACTACAAAGACTGAGAGTTGGAAAAACAGCATGAAAGGAAGCTGGAAaccactggagggctgggacacaaagcagtgcatgatgggatattttgcacatcccaggatGCACCACGCTCCgtttccgccttcccacaacacctagagACAGATGGCGTCACCAGGGACTGTGGGATACTGTAACGATGCTGCccttggtgggacacttctgagagtgccaattcaggataaattgcttaaagcagggcagttactgcccaaggctggggttcctttgcacaccaaggcaccaaaccagccaaacagagaagactctGGTTTTACCCCACAGGCTAACCATAAGTTATACAAGCGATTCCCTTAGACTCTCCTGTTTCCCAGTATCCCCATCCGtgccactccttatggggatgaatggttatgaaaaccaacaccccagtaaaagaaaaaatgttcttccGATCcgaaaggaccaagccccagacccaggtcactgtacaaatcagatcttactcacaaatcacgctgttgccaatcctttagaatctaaaatctaaagatttatttattcataaaaagaaagatatatagatgagagctggaactggttaaatggaatcaattacatacagtaaagggaaagttcttggtttaagacttgtagcagtgatggaataaactgcaggctcaaatcagGTCTCTGGAATAcaaacatccacagctgggatgggtcattcagtcctttgttgagAGCTTTAGTTTGTAGCAAGGTCCCTtcagaggcaagaagcaggattgaagacaaaatgggagAGTTTCCAGGGCTTTTTATAGTCTCTGCCCTGTGGAAGGACACTtctctgttcttactgtggaaatttACAGCAGCAAGATGCAGACTGGagccacatgggcaagtcacatgtccatacaTGACTCAGTTCCTTACAGCCTGACGCcgttgtttacatgttagtttgaacgttcacAGGAAAGCTCAGTTGTGGATTGGCGTCTCATAAAGTCCATGGTCaattaagtgcttcttgattggcacttactgagaatagtcccttctcaagaagttgaccaaatgcctcactgaggctacttagaattaaaacacattaaaatacaagtacacagccaatattcgtaacttcaactacaaaaatgatacacacatacagacagcataatcataatcagcaaatcataacctttccatagacaacttacacaacaacctttgtacaatacttgctgcaaatatataaggGTGGTTGCAaaaatgatctatacggtcacaggttATGTCAGTAACATCACAGATACATactcacagtgcattgctcacgcTGTCGACAATAGTGCCCTGAATGTGGACACAAACTATCGACAGAGGGAGAAAATGTAGACTAGCTTTGGCGACTTTGCTTTTGTCGATTTTCTCATGTCGACATTAGTTTCAtggacaaaacttggtagtgtagacaagccctttgtaaaTGCTGCTGACTGCCTTGGTTTCCATCCCCCAGTGAGCTATCCcccctgacacaaggaagaaaggagagcagcagaatacggaccctggacttcagaaaagcagactttgactccctcagggaacagatgggcaggatcccctgggagaataacatgaagggcaaaggggtccaggagagctggctgtattttaaagaatccttattgaggttgcaggaacaaaccatcccgatgtgtagaaagaatagtaaatatggcaggcgaccagcttggctaaacagtgaaatccttgctgatcttaaacgcaaaaaagaagcttacaagaagtggaagattggacaaatgaccagagaggagtataaaaatattgctcaggcgtgcaggcgtgaaatcaggaaggccaaatcacacttggagttgcagttagcaagagatgttaagagtaacaagaagggtttcttcaggtatgttagcaacaagaagaaaatcaaggaaagtgtgggccccttactgaatgagggaggcaacctagtgaccgaggatgtggaaaaagctaatgtactcaatgatttttttgcctctgtcttcacaaacaaggtcagctcccagactgctgcactgggcagtacaacatggggagaaggtgaccaaccctctgtggagaaagaagtggttcgggactatttagaaaaactggacgtgcacaagtccatggggccggatgcgctgcatccgagggtgctaaaggagttggcgggtgagattgcagagccattagccattatttttgaaaactcatggaaatcgggggaggtcccagatgactggaaaaaggctaatgtagtgcccatctttaaaaaagggaagaaggaggatccggggaactacaggccagtcagcctcacctcagtccctggaaaaatcatggagcaggtcctcaaggaatcaattatgaaacatttagaggagaggaaagtgatcaggaacagtcagcatggattcacgaaggggaagtcgtgcctgactaacctaattgccttctatgatgagataactggctctgtggatgaggggaaagcagtggatgtgttattccttgactttagcaaagcttttgatacggtctcccacagtattcttgccgccaagttaaagaagtatgggctggatgaatggactgtaaggtggatagaaagctggctagatcgtcgggctcaacgggtagtgatcaatggctccatgtctagttggcagccggtttcaagcggagtgccccaagggtcggtcctggggccggttttgtttaatatctttattaatgatctggaggatggtgtggactgcactctcagcaagtttgcagatgacactaaactaggaggcgtggtagatacactagagggtagggatcggatacagagggacctagacaaattagaagattgggccgaaaaaaacctgatgaggttcaacaaggacaagtgcagagtcctgcacttaggacggaagaatcccatgcactgctacagactagggaccgaatggctaggtagcagttctgcagaaaaggacctaggggtcacagtggacgagaagctggatatgagtcaacagtgtgctcttgttgccaagaaggctaacggcattttgggctgtataagtaggggcattgccagcagatcgagggacgtgatcgttcccctttattcgacattggtgaggcctcatctggaatactgtgtccagttttgggccccacactacaagaaggatgtggaaaaattggaaagagtccagcggagggcaacaaaaatgattaggggtctggagcacatgacttatgaggagaggctgagggaactgggattgtttagtctccagaagagaagaatgaggggggatttgatagcagccttcaactacctgaaggggggttctaaagaggatggagctcgactgttctcagtggtggcagacgacagaacaaggagcaatggtctcaagttgcagtgggggaggtccaggttggatatcaggaaaaactatttcactaggagggtggtgaaacactggaatgcgttacctagggaggtggtggagtctccttccttggaggtttttaaggcccggcttgacaaagccctggctgggatgatttagctgggaattggtcctgctttgagcagggggttggactagatgacctcttgaggtcccttccaactctgatattctatgattctatgattctaacagccCCTCTCCCAGTGCTCCAGCCCTTAAACCCCGGCTGAACCTCTCTGTACTGAGTGGAGATCAGTAGCTCATGTTGTCTCAGATGTAAGGGTCCAGCAAGGAATAGGTGGCTGGTGTTTTTCATCTCCCAGGTCAGCAGCGCTGGAGCTAGCACTGATCTTTCACTTGACGAACAATCTGATTATCCTTgcacgaaggtgtttgcttttcacgctGTACACAATTGGGTTCATTAGTGGTGGGACGAGCAGGTAGATGTAGCCCAGGACAATCTGTAGTAAGGGAGATGAGCCCTTCCCCAATCTGTGTATCAAACCCAAGCCAATATCTGGTATGTAGAAGAACAGGACAGCGCAGAGGTGGGAGAcacaggtgttcagggccctgagGCACTCCGCGTGTGATGCAACACTCAGCACagttttgaggatcatcacataagagaggaagatgagAAGTGAATCCAACCCCACCGTGAAGACTGTAAGAAACAAGCCATAGATGTAGTTGACTGTGATGTCCGAACAAGCCAGCTTCATGACATCCTGGTgcaggcagtaggaatgggagaggacattgtCTCGACAGTATTGGAATCGTTTCAAGAGAAAGGGGAATGGGAATGATACGGCCACCCCTCTTAGCACACACACCAGTCCCATCTTGGATACGCTCGGCAgggttaagatggaagcatatctcagtgGGCTAGAGATTGCAACAAAGCGGTCAAATGCCATAAACAAGAGTATGGAGGATTCAGTGAATGCAAATGAGTGGATGAAGAATAGCTGGGCAAAACAGGCATCAAGGCTGATCTCCCTAGAGTTAAACAAATATATGCCCAATATTGTAGGCATGGTGGATATCGATAAGCCAAGGTCTGTGatggccaacatggaaaggaaaatgtacatgggctcatggaggcttggatctgtttttataatgaacagaatggtTGAATTTCCCAATATTGAAAAAACATAAATgaagcagaaggggatggagatccagagatGGATATCTTCTTGCCCAGATATCCCGgtgagaaggaacactgcagATTTGAGtttggtgtcattgacagctgacataatgtaCAGGGCGGGTTCCAGGAGTTTTTGACTTTCCTCccttaaaggaaaaagaaaaggtgaCAAGATGATATTTAATGAGAGACCATTCTGCTCTCTGTGCAATTCTAGAGACTCCCAAAAGCTCAAGGAAGATCAGCAAAAATATAGGCTTGGATTTACACCCACAGATAGGAAGATAGgtattgccagactggatcagatttGCAGTCCATTTAGCTCAGTATCTAGCGGCCAGTTCTAGATACTTCAgtggaaggtggaagaagcccCGTAATAGGCAGCTATGAGATTACCTGCTCCCAAGAAAAGTTTCCCTCGACACCTACTAGCAAGACATATtttgtggtgtaaatcaggaaggtTGTGGGCCCTTCCAAgactttttaaaacaatcctcAATACTGGAATTGGATTTTGTGGTTACCCATATACACATTCAGTCAATCTTTGAAAGGTTCTAAGCTCTTGGTCCCATTGATATTTTGTGGCTTTGCGTTCCGCAGCCTACTTGAACACTGTAATTTTACAATTCACACGGACACCCTTTCTGGCTCTTAACTTCTGATTGTGGCCCATTGTATCATGACGTGTGTTAACACATGGCAAGTGCATGGTGAAAATGGTCATTGTATTTATCTGCCCTGCATAGAAGCTAATTCAATAATAGTGACTTCAACTACATCACTCCACGTTTAAATGTGTACATTTGATCAGAACTGGGTTCTATTAACTTTCCCTTACCAAATGCTCCCAGTGATACACTCTGACTCCCAAGAATCCCTCCAAGAAAAGCTGAAGTGCT
This genomic window contains:
- the LOC101933226 gene encoding olfactory receptor 51G2-like; translated protein: MSAVNDTKLKSAVFLLTGISGQEDIHLWISIPFCFIYVFSILGNSTILFIIKTDPSLHEPMYIFLSMLAITDLGLSISTMPTILGIYLFNSREISLDACFAQLFFIHSFAFTESSILLFMAFDRFVAISSPLRYASILTLPSVSKMGLVCVLRGVAVSFPFPFLLKRFQYCRDNVLSHSYCLHQDVMKLACSDITVNYIYGLFLTVFTVGLDSLLIFLSYVMILKTVLSVASHAECLRALNTCVSHLCAVLFFYIPDIGLGLIHRLGKGSSPLLQIVLGYIYLLVPPLMNPIVYSVKSKHLRARIIRLFVK